catattcaagtggctcagaaaataatcctaggcgattatagctcaaaataaaacaagtattaactctatctttgccaaattagattccataaaatattacttgtatattataagcatggcacatcaagaatccctaggactaagcatgttccatcaaacaaaatcacaagtaattaattgaaatcataaatcaattaaaatcggtgcaaaaagtgaattaagaattatttaaataaccacatggctgaaaaacaacttcctccatcatcccagtattggggtttagctactcatgataatcatgttctcaaaatacatacttgatgctcaaaatatgattaaaagagtgaaaaatataatacagtgaaactacgaccctttttaagcgtccataaaagaacgataccttagtgctgctgttgataagcgacgctggtattctgctgttgaagaacgacacagGTCcactgctgctagcactgttgaagaacgacggtcctggagggtccgttcttcgtcttcttcttcctcctcgagcagcagcaggaagctttcctgcagcttcctgttcttcgtcttccagcctctctgctgcgtctctgtggtctctaaacttccccaaacttcttgataaaactttctctcacttcccaccagcctttatataccaatagggtccaaataactcgattaaatccgagtttatctcccttttttcttcacgtgcagttgagagagaaatctcttttctgttgctttgtacgcgtcttctggcaatttcttacgctccaaacttctcctaatccttaaacaagactagatacactttacttcaacgtaaaactctcccagaatctctaaaaatatatttgaaaacttcacagagaacacgtattctgtttggactttgatcgcttctcccagccattccagcccaagttgatcgataaaatcacttgcatacgatctgtttattcttaacaggcctagcccaattgatttcagggatttaatctccctcaaaactgcccagaaatccaacagagaattatcagacgtgaacttagttttcccgccaaattccattatttgaactttgaatgtggtgtccccttaaccagacctggtgtccctttagcagctgcttggaaatgggtcatcccttagtaattaggttaccccttatccaaaatcaagggtccatatagcaagtttcctctggggcattttccgcacttttttcggggttcctccggggtatttctggggtacttccggtacacttctggggcgcttccggcactctatcaatggaggttcaaacgccgcattttcagccaatttcgccgcaaatccttattcttctgaaaacacctacaaatatataaaataaccaaataagtacaaaaatgggtgctaacactatatacaattgagatatattagacacataaatgcgtctatcagcaggTACAGGTAATGGCAGGTTGTTATGATAATGCATGGACTGAGATTGCATTTTTTGGCtagagaagatgatggtgtttAATGTGAAGCTGAACTGAGGCAATTGAAGGAAATGTGTAAATGAAATGCAGCTGGTAGCTATAATAAAGAAGCTGGTGATACTGAGATAGCAGGCAAGAAGCTACAAATGGGTCTCTGGAATTGGCAGTTGTGATGATGTTGTCGCAGAATGAGAAGGTTTCAGTACAGCTGCATATGGATAATGGTTCGAGTCTGAGAACCGGTGATATAAGGTGGTGCAAAACAAGgattttcttcttgttcttgGTGTCTAGTGGAGTTGTGGCAGCTGGAGTTACAGGGGATTGAAGATTAAATGGTTATGATGTTGTTGATTACAAGAAATGCAGTCGTGTGTGAAGATGTTGTTTACAAGAGACCAAGTTCAGTTTGAAAGACAAGCTAGAAGACTAGATTTTATTCAAGTTTTTATATAATCAGTCAGGCAAAGGAACTGGCGCTTTTCCATGGTTCAATGGTCGCGTTTGGCAGTTAAGGGGTAttttaggtgattgatattttttggtttttattttactGGGTCAAATATCCTTTTTGACTAAATGAACAATATTTTTCTGTTTAatgtccatataaacagtatctaaacCTAACAGTCCGTTTTACCCAGAAAAtatttgttttggtctttttgaccaattttgtgatgaATTTATTTCGtgaaaaaatcccaaaaatcattaaaaaagaaaagaaaagaaacaacccCTTCAAAGTGCGAACCCATGTGCCGGAGCCAGACTGTGTTTCTGCATAGTCTTATCTATATGTACTACACGAATTCGGAGATGCTGACACGATCCCCAGTCAGTCATGACTCGACAACTCACCTTATAATTACTCTACATTTGGATAAGCTTTGGAATGGATTGGAATCTACCTTTTTCCTCTTCAGACTTACATCCCCACCAAACTCTATCCGGTTTTCACCATCTTCTCGACAAATATATATCTAAATATAGAATATAGATAGAAATATCCTAATCAACGGACTCTATCAATGGATCCACTCTTCTCTCCATGATCTCATGGTTGGAACATGATTAGTACACGTTATCTCAAAACATAGGATGCCGTGAAATTACTTATTAAAGAATTAATCCTATCCTATCCGGATAATATTGCCACCTTAAAACACACGACTTGTCTTCTATCTATAAATACCATTCAATTCATCTCCAAAGATCATCATTCATACCATCATCTCTGTATTCATTATCATCATCTTTTTTCATCGCAAATCTAAGAACTAAGTGTTTTTGttgtttccattgattttcaGTTTGCATTTTAATGTTTCATTTTCGTGGagaaatttagaagaagaaagaaggaaaaatgTTGGCAATATTTGATAAGGAGTTGGCAAATGCACCAAAGGAATTGAACAGTCCAGCATCAATGATGCCTGGATCTAAGAAACCAAAGCTCCCTCAGGAGATTCTATCTTTACATGATCCAAATCACAATGGATTGCAGATGAATTTTGGCAATGCTGCTACTCTTGCTTACCTTCCCAAGGATGATGCTCACTTCTCTGTTCATCAAAGGTATGAAATATATTTTAACAAACAATTTTCCTgtgaaattttttaattttttttttctgatataggGGGATAATCTAGAGCGGAAATCATACTTTGTGAGATTTGTGTGTCGAAATGACCAAAATACGCTTGTTCAGATAATGACCAAATTGCCCTTGTTGATTTTGCAGGTTGTTCTGTGGTTTGGATGACATTTACTGTCTATTCTTGGGAAGTTTGAACAATCTTTGCTCACTGAAGAAGCAATATGGTCTGACTTCAAAGGGGATAAATGAGGCAATGTTTGTGATTGAAGCATACAGGACACTGAGAGACAGAGGTCCATACCCAGCAGATCAAGTTGTGAAAGATCTTGAAGGGAGTTTTGCATTCATCATCTATGACAACAAATCCAAAACTGTTTTTGTATCACTGAGCTCAGATGGTGGGATCAAATTGTACTGGGGAATTGCAGCTGACGGTTCTATTGTGATCTGTGATAATCTTGAGGTTATTAAGGGAAGTTGTGCCAAGTCTTTTGCACCATTCCCTGTTGGGTGTATGTTTCACAGTGAAGGTGGGTTgaagaattatgagcatcctatTAACAAGATGAAGGCAATGCCAAGAGTTGATAGTGAGGGTGTTATGTGTGGTGCTAGTTTTAATGTTGATTCTCATTCTAAGATTCATAGCATGCCAAGAGTTGGTAGTGAAGCTAATTGGTCTGCTGCTTGGGAATCACACTGAGCCTGACTACAATGtatcatatttcttttgtttaatgaatggtttttattaatgTCCATTAGTGTTTTGATATTGATTCTTCTTGTCCGCCATCTCAGTATCGCAATTGATTGAAACCTGTTTTACTTACTTTAAAAGTATCATCCTTTGGGAAACACTTGTTGAGAGTTGGAACCGAACAGCTGACACTCCCGAAAGgagccatttttttttttttggtgttggcttttttagattattttcttgaacAGATTATAAACCAACTAACGAATCATCATTTCCCAATTCCAACCTAAAATGAAAAAGATATTAccaacaaggtagttttgatgcttcaaaaaaaaaaaaaaaaaaaaatagttttgatgATTTTCGTAGTGCTAGTCTGCTGAAAAATTGTcaaaaattaaaagtaaattcTAACTTATATATTCAACTTAAAATGTCTGGAGAGATCAGGGTATATCTAATGAGACAAAATTcgagtcattttgaagtaaaataggataccccttaaccatgtattttcaaAATACCTAATCTActtttgtttaattaacactaataatgtGTTTAtgttaattaatttagttaattaATTAGTTGAGTTAAAAATTTTAAATGACGTATTATTTGGATTGAACTCATGGATTAtgtgttattatttttttatttttattttttgtaaaggAAATGAAACCACACTAGCCAAACACTTGCTTAgtgattttatactcaaaattatagaagaaatcaacactttcaattctgaaggtatgaaaagtcggcaagatcgacaaaaaaataccctgccgactataggatttttgacatacagagaaaggtgttacaaatgcatgattagtcggtaaggtattaatttcataacttgCTGTTtaaactatagtcggcaaggtataaggatgaataccgtgacgaccctgtaaatgctaatttcagagatgaaaaatcGATAAGGTCGACAAAAAATTACCCTGCCGagaaggtcgacaaaaaataccctgccgattAATACTAGTCGGCAAGTCAGCCAAAAAGATACTTGCCGACTTTTGGTAAAAATGTTGGATCATAAgggatttgagattgggtacgATTTTGTACGCAATCTCAACTCGAGTATGTATTACATACTCAGTTTGAGGTTGGGTACAAATCATACACAATCCCAAAACCTGTatgctttttttttgtttcattttgatttattattatttttttattttatttcatcatGTTGAATTGTAGAGAGATTTTGACGATTGTTTTAATAGGATTTAGGTTTCAATTTTAGTCGGCAGGATTTAAATTTGGCTGAAATTAGTAAAAGCAATTTGGTCTTTTAGTATCTTTTAGAAACCCTTAACACACTATCTTGGATGGGTTTAAAATTGGTATTTCCCAATTTGGCCAAGTTAAAACGACTTGAAAACTCAAGACAGCGGGCAAGGTCAAGTTAGATAACCGAGACAAATGTTCGTGATATTCTTGAAAAGTCGTCATGGTTATCTAACAGGCCATAGTAAATGTAAATGATGATATTGGCGTGAGTTTCTCGAGAGGAAAATGGGCCATTTGtcaaaatatttataaaacatgtttcaaatggacgagtaaaattttgtatgggtgaaattgacaccaaaaaaatagcaaggatgaaaccggattcatcctgacttaaacttaaagaatagcaaggatgaaactggatgcatcctgatgtaaattaaaattaaaaaaaatatttgaaaatgggtaggctgaaactgtttacatcctggatatttttaaatttttgtccatttaaacggtatcaaaatctaaatatttttttcacttaaaaattgttgattttggtcctt
This genomic stretch from Papaver somniferum cultivar HN1 chromosome 5, ASM357369v1, whole genome shotgun sequence harbors:
- the LOC113283665 gene encoding stem-specific protein TSJT1-like; amino-acid sequence: MLAIFDKELANAPKELNSPASMMPGSKKPKLPQEILSLHDPNHNGLQMNFGNAATLAYLPKDDAHFSVHQRLFCGLDDIYCLFLGSLNNLCSLKKQYGLTSKGINEAMFVIEAYRTLRDRGPYPADQVVKDLEGSFAFIIYDNKSKTVFVSLSSDGGIKLYWGIAADGSIVICDNLEVIKGSCAKSFAPFPVGCMFHSEGGLKNYEHPINKMKAMPRVDSEGVMCGASFNVDSHSKIHSMPRVGSEANWSAAWESH